The DNA segment AAAGTTGAAATTATCTGAATAGTCACAAACAGCCATTCAGGCAGTAAGCCTAAACAATGTATTTCGCATTATACAAGTTaacaaaatgtgcaaaaaaatatctGACAGGATTTATAAACAAAGTAAGATAGCTCACATTGTCAGTAGACTCACGTGGTCAGTTGAAAACAGATTCTCACAGAGTGAACATAGTGCCTATTGATAAGTTCAAGCgttttaaaagttttatatagTTCGGTTGGATATGATTATTCGATAAATTTTTTGATAATTGgaccgttcacacacacacacgcacgcacatttgGTGAGTAGTTCAACATTTTAATAGGATACCTAACCACAATATAgattaatctctgattattattattattattattattactatccaagctacaactctagttggaaaagcaagatactataagcccaagtgctccaacagggaaaaatagcccagtgaggaaaggaaataaataaatgaagagaacaaattaacaataaatcattctaaaaaagtaacaacgtcaaaacagacatgtcatatatagactattaacaacataaaaaacaaatatgtcataaataaactataaaaagactcatgtcatgtccgcctggtcaacaaaaaagcatttgctccaactttgaacttttgaagttctactgattcaactacccgattaggaagatcattccacaacgtggtaacagctggaataaaacttctagagtactgcgtagtattgagcctcatgatggagaaggcctggctattagaattatagTGTATCGTACATGTAGGCCTAGCTGTTCAGCTAATCAACACATGAAAGTCTAGCAGTGTATTCTTCAGCTGTGAAATAAACTCGTGCTCGTTACAATTGTTCTAAATCTGTTAATCCCATCCTTGTAACATTGAAATTTCACAGCAACTACAATTATAGTCTTAATTGACCTTTTTACAATTTACTTATCGGAGAAATTGTTCTTTCAGCCAGAATATTGTGTTATCGACTATAATTTCCATAGCATTttctgtaaaaaagaaaattatatttatcaacCTTTATGTTTTATCATTGTTATAGTTTTTTATCATAGCTATAAACTTTACTATCAAAACTTTTTAATTTAGATTATCTTCATTAGGTTTTACCAAGAGTCACAATTTACAATTCAGTCATAATTTACAATTCAATTGCCTTAAATCATCCTACTCTTAGTACTACTTAAATGCTACTATTTATGATCAATGATATCAGTGTATTTACTATCCTAACCGTATTTATTATATCTTAATAGCTACTCTCATTACCTTCACCTGAAGGTTACATTTTCATAGGCGTGTAGTTATATTTGCGGTTGGGATAACTCGATAACTATTTGACTGAAAAGTTTGGGGgttattgggtcaaaggtcaaggtttaaagtaccgaaaaggtaaaaaaactttttttctcttacatcgtggtcaatttttatccgatttgcatgaaactactgcTAAAATGGGCATATTTTAATTCCATATCTTGTGATTAGGGAGTGATTGAGTGAAAGGTCAATGCAAAAAAGTCTGTTATATTGTGGTAAAATTTTATCAGATTTGcacaaaactagtgccaaaatgtgcataatctaattttctatcttgtgatatacaacacgaTCAAGGTCAATGTCACAAAaatgtcaaaaacgtctttttgttatACCGTGGTCGAATCTCACGCCACCAAGACACCTTGTTCAAAAGAGGGTAGGTGTGGTTAAGTAGCTAAAAGGAATAAGTGATGGTGTGGGCCTCAAGTCAGGGCCCCACTCTAAGAAAGTTTTGTTGATATCTAGGGATTTCTGATTGGTTTACATTGAGCCAACCTTGTACCAGTATTGGTCTTCCAAAGGCTGTCTGTAGGTAGCAAAAGAATCActtagtactatagtccatttcttttatcgaggacgatttgcaccgactcgcagcggtgcccttttagctcggaaaattttcctgatcgctgattggttagaattttctcgtccaaccaatcagcgatcaggaaacttttccgagctaaaagggcaccgctgcgagtcggtgcaaatctgcatcgctaaaagaaattgactatagattcgatgatgattttttttttcactttagtgTAGGAATAGCCATAGTTTTCTCACCTAATTGTAGGAATAACCACAAATTTCTTTGCATTTTCTGCTGATTGAAGGACAAAAGGGCGTATCGTGTAACAATTTCCTAATGGTCAGGGGAAGAACGCTTTACTTTGCATGCACCAACCTCTCGTGTCCCAGTGGCTAACCAAATAACATCAATAATACTTCTCATTAAAGTTAGAACCCACCAAAAATAGATATAAATCAGTGTATGTGACAGCTACTTGAAATAACCTCAGGTAAGGTCTTATCTTGACAAACTAACCAAATAACACCCATAATACTCATCATTAAAGTTtgttaaaaagaagaaataaatcaaTGTATGTGACAGCAATTGACTTGTAGTATCCTCGGATAAGGTCTCGCCTTTACAAACTAACCTTTTATGATCCAGTGATGAAGCCCAAAAGGATACTGCATTGGGCCTGTTAATTCCATTGTACCTTTGACGTTGCCATTCAGAGAGTTATCTATTTCCCAAGTTTTGTTATTCCAGAATATTCTAGAGTTCGTGAATCCGTGAAAAACTGGCTTGTCATCATTAAGATCCGTTATTATAAACTTATGGTCAACCATGGAGTCGTGGCACAGACCTCTCAGCCTCAGAAGTGCTGTCTCCTTGAAGGTGCACATTGTGCAGGTTTTGAAAGTGCAAGGATATACGCTCCAGTATCCTATCTTATAAGAATCCATATATACGCAGTGGTAATCAAAGGTTGGGCGATCGTAGCCCTTCTGAAAGTGGGTGTAAGAAGCCGTTTCGTTGGTGTAGATATTGATGTACTGGTAAGTCCCACCTCTCAGTTCAGCCTTTAGACCAATCCACAAATTTATGCCCCAGTTAGCTGAGCACTTCTCAATGAAGTTCCTGGATACGTTGGTGATTAGTTCATTATCTTCGTCATTTTTTGGAATGATGATTTCCCCCTTCAACATTCGGCATAGCTGTTTTGATTCTTCTAAAGTCCTCGTTTCTGGAAACATCACGTGCTTTGAGGATATTCTTCTACAGGGCTCTGTTTCCGATATTTGCTTAACCTCTGTGTTACCAAAGACCTTCCAGTTTTCGTCGAAGGACTGGAAAGAGACCAAGATATCCTTTGTTAACTGTAAATTACATTCAGTAAACTCCTTCAGGATGTCATCTCCTAGAGCCTTTCGGAAGATAAATAAATCAGCCAAGTAACCTTCGTAAGTTTGCTCTATGTTAAAGCCACCTCCATGGATGTCTTGCTCCTGCCCGGCCATAAGTATTCCACCTCCTACAATTTGCAATGTTGAGTCACCCGTTGGTTCAACTTTACCGTAGTAAGTGTCATTGTTTATCCTCAAGGTGTAGGATTCCTTTTCAAGATCTACAGCCAAGCAAAAATGAATCCATGATCGTGGGAATAAGAAATTTTTCTTAGGACGATGGACAATCCTGCCATTTCCTCCACAGCAGATAATTTCCACGGAGGGCTTCTCCCAATCAAAGTCTGTAATGAATTATGACCAAAATTtagtctacattttttttttttttttttttttttttagatgtcagTATTCTGAAGTCCGTAAGGCCAGacaagaatttccttttttttttttttttttttttttttttttttttttttttttttttttttttttttagatgtcatTATTCTGAGGTCCTTAAGGCCAGACAAGAATTTCCTTAAAAACTTTATAGTGTTTACATACTGTAATggttataaatattgatattttcttttcaaataaccACAGCAAGTATAATGAAAaccaatactgtatatacactactGAGTTTAACAATTCAATTATTGAATGATCACACCTCTTAAATTTTCTTGGTGTCAATTAATTATTAACACATCATAGATAAAAGATATCTGATAGTCAATTAGAACCCTTCTTTAACACAATGACTAATGACATATTTATCCTTTTTAACATCTTTACACTATTTGCACAATACCCTTTCcttttaatattgattataaaatcaGGTAACGTAAATTAACTTATTTTTTGTCGTCAGTTTTGAAACATATTGCAAAATTTGATGGCAAAGCATAACTTGAAATCTTatctttaattttgaaatatatagtaAAATTTGACGGCTAAgcatgaaaaattaaaatcttacTTTAAATTTTGAAGCATATTGCAAAATTTACCTGCAAAGCATGAGAAATTAAAATTTGACCTTCAATTTTGAAGCATATTTAAAAATTTAACGGCAAAGCATGAGAAATTGAAATTTGACCTTCAATTTTGAAGCATATTGCAAAATTTAACGGCAAAGCATGAGAAATTAAAATTTGACCTTCAATTTTGAAGCATATTGCAAAATTTACCGGCAAAGCATGAGAAATTAAAATTGTACCTTCAATTTTGAAGCATATTGCAAAATTTACCGGCAAAGCATGATGAATTAAAATTTTATCGTTAATTTTGAAGCATATTGCAAAATTTACCGGCAAAACATGAGAAATTAAAACTTTACCTTTAATTTTGAAGCATATTACAAAATTTAACGGCAAAGCTAGTAAAAGTTTCCCTCTTATTAACAATGTAACACCATTTTTTACAGAAACTCACACAGCATAAACTCATCAGGGAAGCTTTCGATCGAGTAGCTGATGAGCGGCATTGTGTTCGACCTGGTGTGGATGAGACGAATGTGGAAGCATGTAGTGAGAGCTGTCAGAGTAGGGAGAGAGGGACCATTCCAGACGATTCTGGAATCCAGGCTTGGACGTCCGTCTGACTGCAGGTAGACAGCTGTGCGGGTAAGTTCCTTCTCTggcaatttttgtttttgttttttaataaaagatcgttttagtaagaggtttgataataaaagatcgttttagtaaaaggtttaataataaaagATCGTTTTAGTAAGATGTTTCATAATAAAAGATCGTTTTAGTAAGAGGTTTAATAATAAAAGATCGTTTTAGTAAGAGGTTTAATAATAAAAGATCGTTTTGATAAGAGGTTTGATAATAAAAGATCGTTTAGAGGTTTGATAATAAAAGATCGTTTTAGTAAGAGGTTTGATAATAAAAGATCGTTTAGAGGTTTGATAATAAAAGATCGTTTAGAGGTTTGATAATAAAAGATCGTTTTAGTAAAAGGTTTGATAATGAAAGATCGTTTTAGTAAGAGGTTTAATAATAAAAGATCGTTTTAGTAAGAGGTTTAATAATAAAAGACCATTTTAGTAAGAGGTTTAATAATAAAAGATCGTTTTAGTAAGAGATTTAATAATAAAAGATCGTTTTAGTAAGAGgtttaataataaaagatagtTTTAGTAAGAGGTTTAATAATAAAAGATGGTTTAGTAAGAGATTTGATTATAAAAGATCGTTTTAGTGAGAGGTTTGATAATAAAAGATCGTTTTAGTAAGAGGTTTAATAATAAAAGATCGTTTTAGTGAGAGGTTTAATAATAAAAGATCGTTTTAGTAAGAGGTTTAATAATAAAAGATCGTTTTAGTAAGAGGTTTAATAATAAAAGATCGTTTTAGTAAGAGGTTTGATAATAAAAGATCGTTTTAGTAAGAGGTTTAATAATAAAAGATCGTTTTAGTAAGAGGTTTGATAATAAAAGATCGTTTTAGTAAGAGGTTTAATAGTAAAAGATCGTTTTAGTAAGAAGTTTAATAATAAAAGATCGTTTTAGTAAGAGGTTTGATAATAATATATCGTTTTagtaaaaggtttaataataaaagatcgttttagtaaaaggtttaataataaaagatcgttttagtaaaaggtttaataataaaagATCGTTTTAGTAAAAGGTTTTATATAAAAGATCGTTTCAGTAAGAGGTTTAATAATAAAAGATCGTTTTAGTAAGAGGTTTGATAATAAAAGATCGTTTTAGTAAGAGGTTTAATAATAAAAGATCGTTTTAGTAAGAGGTTTAATAATACAAGATTTTTAGTTAGAGGTTTGATAATAAAAGATCGTTTTAGTTAGAGGTTTAATAATAAAAGATCGTTTTAGTAAGAGGTTTCATAATAAAAGATCGTTTTAGTAAGAGGTTTAATAATAAAAGATCGTTTTAGTAAGAAGTTTAATAATAAAAGATCGTTTTAGTAAGAGGTTTAATAATAAAAGATCGTTTTAGTAAGAGGTTTAATAATAAAAGATCGTTTCAGTAAGAGGTTTAATAATAAGAGATCGTTTTAGTAAGAGGTTTGATAATAAAAGATCGTTTTAGTAAGAGGTTTAATAATAAAAGATCGTTTTAGTAAGAGGTTTAATAATGAAATATCGTTTTAGTAAGAGGTTTATATTAAGAGATCGTTTTAGTAAGAGGTTTAATAATAAGAGATCGTTTTAGTAAGAGGTTTGATAATAAAGGATCGTTTTATTAAGAGGTTTAATAATAGAATATCGTTTTAGTAAGAGGTTTGATAATAAAATATCGTTTTAGTAAGAGGTTTAATAATAGAATATCGTTTTAGTAAGAGGTTTGATAATAAAATATCGTTTTAGTAAGAGGTTTAATAATAGAATATCGTTTTAGTAAGAGGTTTGATAATAAAATATCGTTTTAGTAAGAGGTTTAATAATAAAAGATCGTTTTAGTAAGAGGTTTGATAATAAAATATCGTTTTAGTAAGAGGTTTAATAATAAAAGATCGTTTTAGTAAGAGGTATAATAATAAAAGATCGTTTTAGTAAGAGGTTTGATAACAAAAGATCGTTTTAGTAAGAGGTTTGATAATAAAAGAGCGTTTTAGTAAGAGGTTTGATAATAAAAGATCGTTTTAGTAAGAGGTTTGATAATAAAAGAGCGTTTTAGTAAGAGGTTTAATAATAAAAGATCGTTTTAGTAAGAGGTTTGATAATAAAAGATCGTTTTAGTAAGAGGTTTAATAATAAAAGATCGTTTTAGTAAGAGGTTTGATAATAAAAGATCGTTTTAGGAAGAGGTTTGATAATAAAAGATCGTTTTAGGAAGAGGTTTGATAATAAAAGATCGTTTTAGGAAGAGGTTTGATAATAAAAGATCGTTTTAGGAAGAGGTTTGATAATAAAAGATCGTTTTAGTAAGGGGTTTGATAATAAAAGATCGTTTTAGTAAGAGGTTTGATAATAGAAGATCGTTTTAGTAAGAGGTTTGATAATAAAAGATCGTTTTAGTAAGAGGTTTGATAATAAAAGATCGTTTTAGTAAGAGGTTTGATAATAAAAGATCGTTTTAGGAAGAGGTTTGATAATAAAAGATCGTTTTAGTAAGAGGTTTGATAATAAAAGATCGTTTTAGTCAGAGGTTTGATAACAAAAGATCGTTTTAGTAAGAGGTTTGATAACAAAAGATCGTTTTAGGAAGAGGTTTGATAATAGAAGATCGTTTTAGTAAGAGGTTTGATAATAAAAGATCGTTTTAGGAAGAGGTTTGATAATAAAAGATCGTTTTAGGAAGAGGTTTGATAATAAAAGATCGTTTTAGGAAGAGGTTTGATAATAAAAGATCGTTTTAGGAAGAGGTTTGATAATAAAAGATAGTTTTAGTTAGAGGTTTAATAATAGAAGATCGTTTTAGTAAGAGGTTTAATAATAAAAGATCGTTTTAGTTAGAGATTTAATAATAAAAGATCGCTTTAGTAAGAGGTTTAATAATAAAAGATCGTTTCAGTAAGAGGTTTGATAATAAAAGATCGTTTTAGCAAGAGGTTTAATAATGAAAGATCGTTTTAGTAAGAGGTTTAATAATAAAAGATCGTTTTAGTAAGAGGTTTAATAACAAAAGATCGTTTTAGTAAGAGGTTTAATAATAAAAGATCGTTTTAGTAAGAGGTTTGATAATAAGAAATCGTTTTAGTAAGAGGTTTAATAATAAAAGATCGTTTTAGTAAGAGGTTTAATAATAAGAGGTCGTTTTAGTAAGAGGTTTAATAATAAGAGGTCGTTTTAGTAAGAGGTTTAATAATAAAAGATCGTTTTATTAAGGGGTTTAATAATAAAAGATCGTTTTagtaaaaggtttaataataaaagATCGTTTTAGTAAGAGGTTTAATAATAAAATGTCGTTTTAGTAAGAGGTTTAATAATAAAATGTCGTTTTAGTAAGAGGTTTAATAATAAAAGGTCGTTTTAGTAAGAGGTTTGATAATAAAAGATCGTTTTAGTAAGATGTTTAATAATAAAAGATCGTTTTAGTAAGAGGTTTAATAATAAAAGATCGTTTTAGTAAGAGGTTTCATAATAAAAGATCGTTTTAGTGAGAGGTTTCATAATAAAAGATCGTTTTAGTAAGATGTTTAATAATAAAAGATCGTTTTAGTAAGAGGTTTGATAATAAAAGATCGTTGTAGTGAGAGGTTTAATAATAAAAGATCGTTTTAGTAAgagatttaaaaacatatttcagCACACTGCAACCAATTTATTTTGACTAAAGCCTAAGACTATTTTTAGATGAAATTATCTTTAGTGGAAACTTGACCAATATGTTCATCTCTATAAAGATGCTGATTTAGTGCAGGGGATTTTTACATATATTAGCACACTTCAATAAGTTTATCTTAACCAAAGCCTGGGATAGATATCTTTAGGGGAAACAACTTACTTAcctacttgttttgggtttaaatccaaccctccactgaagtcgagtgaactacttctcgggcgggtccatattaatcatctaacgaaacattttcattataacttatacaattctttgattgtagcatcttccaaatcatatgatcttgtggaaagtaatgtctttagtttcttcttaaattcaattcaaTTGAGGTTTAATTTTCGAAGTAATGTGTTACCGCACATGCAAATAAATTTACTTTCGTTTGATGTTGCTACAAGTTGTTTTTCTTATCAAAACAAGAGTGGTTTCTTTTCAAAAAGTGTTAAATTTCACACCACAAATATCATGACCATATAGAAAGTTCGAGGCTTCTTTtgtagccaaattaacaactatattaattacctccgccaatgaagttggaaggtggttatgttttaccccctttctgtatcttagtgtgtgtgagtttgtgaacagcttcctagacacaaattttaatcgtagagtaacgaaatttgcaggaattaactgttatataaaaacctggaattgattaaattttggaaggtcaaggtccaaggtcatggtcaagcgaaACCTCAGACACAGAGTTGTTATTGGGATAATAAaccaaattaatgataaaaattctcTTGTTAGTCAGTTATGTATTCTGTAAATTGCTCTTTGAAATGTcgtgttttcttcttttcttttttttttcttttacgggtttatttcttgccctccagacactaaaggtctgtgcaggcgggccttggtgtgtgaaaataatttctttccagttaatattttgctctgtatcattatccgttatttcgctagcatttgtattcaggcttaatagttttcaggtcactattataacactttctaaaaagataagtcttcaggtttttcttgaaagctgccacatttttgctattattgacatcgagtggaaggtcgttgaagagtctcggtgcagcataactgaacgttcttccttctattgcatgattcacactaatttcgaatagtctatgtgggtcatcagcatgtctaactcttacagcggcgctggtagcttcagggtaggggacaaATCATAATAGTCTCCATATTCTTGCATACGAGAGAATTTTGCAAGCAAACTTACAATTAAGTACGATAATTTGTAAGAAAACATGAAATTACACGCGAGAAAAGATGAAAAATGCTCTACTGCAATTCTGTAATTAActttagccacccgttgagatactaccgctagagagtaatgggctcctttgactggccagacagtattacattgggtccttctctctggttacggctcactttccctttgcttacacatacaccgaatagtctggcctattctttacagattctccccttcctcatacacctgacaacacttgagattaccaaacaattcttcttcatctaaggggtcaatgcactgtaattgttcagtggccactttcctcttgttaagggtagaagggactcatcAGCtattgttcacgtttttatagttaatataggagatatatattttaatgttactcataaaaatttaattttcctagtttcctttcctcactgggctattttccctgttggagtctctgggcttatagcatactgcttttccaattagggttgtagcttagcaagtaataataataatgtgatgatgatgatgaagggtacatttagatggtttggtcatgctattcgcactccccaaaaagagattagttcaccaaacttttaactgggctccacaaggcactagaagagttggaagacccaggcctacatggctgaggactatgaaatgtgaagtaggaggtgatgaatggagaagtattgatttaaaaactcttaagatatagacgactggcgaaatctaagaggcCCTTTAGCGTCAATAGTCTACTCACCTTCATGATTTCTATTTGCCGTAGACGTAGATTGGCTAATTATGGCCATGTAGAGCAGATATAGATAACGATGACAGGACATTTATCTAGACTGTAGCCACTCGTGGCCCACGAAGTAATGCCAAGAAAATAATTTGAACTCTGTGAATGATTTTTCATACAGAGACCTTTATGCTCAATGTTCATGCGCTATATGTTGAAACCTGGAGTAGTTCTGAGAGTAGCATGAGAAACGAAGATACTGAATCGACCGTGTAGTGTAGGGACTGTAAGTTACTGATCGATATTTCGGTTACATCTAatgatgtgtttattattattattattattattattattattattattattattattattattattattattattattattattattacgttcagtttagtaagatcggtgttactgtatgagtcgtggtatgactatgaaagaatatccaacagattttgaagatttgagaacaaagccataagaataatattgggtgttaaatggcaggacatgattaaagATGAAACTacaagattactcaagtgccatatgtggatgagatcatggtgagggtcagATGgtggtggtttgggcatgctcttctcactccccaagagagattagttcaccaaacttccaaatgggctccagaaggcactagaagagttggaagacctaggcctacgtggctgaggactatgaaactttaAATAGATGATGCTGAATGCAAGAACATTGATTTAATAGCTGAAAgtagagacgactggttaaataATAGcctaggtcctttgcgtcaataggcgtaggaactTTTAACCATTATGGAAAATTACCGCTTCTTTGAGGGAATGGAATGAATACAGAAGAATTATTTATTACCAAAAAGGTGTGAATTTATCAGATACTATTTTTATGGTCTCACACGAAGTCGGCCATCTTCTCTAGTGATTAGAAAGTTACCCATTTAAGAAGCATCCATTATATAGCTTCGTTTTCATCAAGATCTATAAGATAAATAAAGATGAAGGAACATGATCAGCCGTGTACCGGGTATAGGCTTATTTCATTAACGCCATAACAGTAATCGTCAAGAATTTCAGTAATGTATAGGCCTCTTGTGGTATAAAAAATGCCGTTTTCCTGGTCTAATTTcctatttatatagaaaatattttttaatgttactgttcttaaaatatttgatgtttccttgtttcttgtccttactgggctattttccctgttggggcccctggtcttataggatcctgctttcccaactagggttgtagcttagcaattaaaaataataataataatataacaattctGCACACTATAAGACCTACAATATCAGTTTATTGTATACGCTTATGTATTTTGCGTAGCACACAACATATTGTATGTTTATTGCCAAATCCACTTTACTGAAATACTCGGAAAACAAGAAAATCTTTAGTTTCTTCCTGAAACCTTGATATCTTTAGTCTTTCGGGTGTCCAGTGGGATCTTTGTCATGTAGTCTTAGGGCCGCATATTTATTTAAAAACTCTATAACATATAGTAGACATAGGCGTACATCTAGCACTGTATAAAACACTTTAAACGTCTGAAGTGAACATTGAAGGTTTTTCCATCAAGATACTGAGTTAACTAATTATGGATGTCAAAAGCATTGCATAAAAAATAGATAGGCCTAGTCTAAAATCAAATTAAATTGAACAACTTTGCTAATCCAGCCGAAAGATTAGCCAAATGTATTTATGCAATTACCTCCGAGGAAGTAAACAGATAGCGAGTTAAATAATACTTTTATTCTGTAGCCTCTTAGTCGAAAAAAGTCTACCGCATTTAATATgtttcttaggaaaaaaaaaaataatttgcaataaCCCCTCAGAGAACAGAAACAATAACATAATCACTATTTTCCTGACAGGTCTCCTCTTCCCACAATTGTGCTATGGAAATAGTTCAAttgaatattttcagtttttttctcaTCTACTGACAAGATTTGAAAGCTTAGAACTGGCTTTCTGTTTTCTGTCTCACGTTTTTCCTTAATTCGTTTCTCAGAGCCCCAATAAAGTGAAATCACTATATAAGATACTATATCAATATACGAAAAAAGCGTTGGAGCAGAGAGAGATATATAGCTAAGATATTGAATAGAAGGACTCCCTTGGCAATAACGCCATCTATCGAGGTTCCTTTCAAAGAAATTAATGATAGTTGACACTCATGTTTAGCTAAGGACTTCAACGCGAAGATAGACTTATCATTTTTCAACTCCCCGTCTCTATTGAGGAGGACGACGTCAAAGAAAGGCTAATGGATTTCATCAGAATAGGAATGTCACAAGGTAATAATGCTACATTTATCAGTGACAATTCTCACTT comes from the Palaemon carinicauda isolate YSFRI2023 chromosome 16, ASM3689809v2, whole genome shotgun sequence genome and includes:
- the LOC137655908 gene encoding uncharacterized protein; the encoded protein is MAIISQSTSTANRNHEEKELTRTAVYLQSDGRPSLDSRIVWNGPSLPTLTALTTCFHIRLIHTRSNTMPLISYSIESFPDEFMLYFDWEKPSVEIICCGGNGRIVHRPKKNFLFPRSWIHFCLAVDLEKESYTLRINNDTYYGKVEPTGDSTLQIVGGGILMAGQEQDIHGGGFNIEQTYEGYLADLFIFRKALGDDILKEFTECNLQLTKDILVSFQSFDENWKVFGNTEVKQISETEPCRRISSKHVMFPETRTLEESKQLCRMLKGEIIIPKNDEDNELITNVSRNFIEKCSANWGINLWIGLKAELRGGTYQYINIYTNETASYTHFQKGYDRPTFDYHCVYMDSYKIGYWSVYPCTFKTCTMCTFKETALLRLRGLCHDSMVDHKFIITDLNDDKPVFHGFTNSRIFWNNKTWEIDNSLNGNVKGTMELTGPMQYPFGLHHWIIKGDRCPYANRILLLLTACRSDQYTCNDGTCTQKMQRCDLAVNCPDKSDETNCSAVVIPDDYIREVPPARLESEPARIFLFITIMSIQPIDTLRMKMTLDANVTLMWRDNRLDMLSLNYAETLNVVRRGEQIWQPDFLFEDYTGSEADTILRWQTFVAVMQSGPLPDDVTRVREDEIYPGSNNSLKLTQTFNVKVSCQMNFVKYPFDTQRCHFKIRMKYFTQDLVAFNTSSDVVQFLGAKNLGEYKVESLTMVDSDWYNYSGRKIIISMDNLSGFHISSTYIPTFLMVVISYSTLYFNLEDFNDRIMVSLTALLVLATLFTQISETTPKTSYLKLLDVWFVVTIFINFSIIIILVVINHLNMQEAKDRVAPIKMKRVSYPVSKRSHKVNTFCQLAIPAILFILIIAYIIFSTS